Within the Rhizobium grahamii genome, the region AGCAGCAGCGCCTCTGCATTGCTCGCGCCGTCGCCGTCAGCCCTGAGGTCATCCTGATGGACGAGCCGTGCTCGGCCCTCGACCCGATCGCGACAGCGAAGGTGGAAGAGCTGATTCACGAGCTGCGCGAATCCTACACCATCGTCATCGTGACGCACTCGATGCAGCAGGCGGCTCGCGTTTCGCAGCGCACCGCCATGTTCCACCTCGGCAATCTCGTCGAGGAGAACGATACCGACAAGATGTTCACCAACCCGGATGATCCGCGCACGCAGGATTACATCATGGGCCGCTTCGGTTGATTTCCAACGTCGGAACCCCTCACGATATTCAAGGATGATCCCATGGCATCGACACATATTTTCTCTGCCTACGACGACGACCTGAAGTACCTTTCCCGCCGGATTTCTGAAATGGGCGGCCTGGCCGAGCAGATGGTATCGGACGCTGTCCGCGCCCTCGTGAACGGCGACACGGCGCTGGCCCAGAAGGTCATCTCCGACGACGTGATCCTCGATCACGCCGAACGCGAAGTCGGCGACAAGGCGATCGTCACGATCGCTCGCCGCCAGCCGATGGCTGCCGACCTCCGCGAGATCATGGGTTCGATCCGCATCGCCGCCGATCTCGAACGCGTCGGCGACCTCGGAAAGAACACGGCCAAGCGCGTGATCGCGGTGCAGAACACCGGCGTGCCGCGCAAGCTCGCCCGTGGCCTCGAACACCTGTCCGAGCTGGCCCTGGTTCAGCTCAAGGAAGTGCTCGACGTCTACACGAGCCGTGCGGCCGACAAGGCAAAGTCGATCCGCGAGCGCGACGAGGAAATCGACGCGATGTACACCTCGCTGTTCCGCGAGATGCTGACCTACATGATGGAAGATCCACGCAACATCACGAGCTGCACGCATCTCCTGTTCTGCGCCAAGAACATCGAGCGCATCGGCGACCACGCCACCAACATCGCCGAGACGATCTACTACATGGCCACCGGTGCCCAGCCGGAAGGCGAGCGTCCGAAGGACGACACCGCCAACACCGTCGGTGCGGTGACGGAATAAGCGTTCCGGACCACGCCCCCAGGAGACCGAAACGAATGATCCCGAGAATAGCTGTTGTCGAAGACGAAGAAGCACTGAGCGTGCTTCTTCGCTATAACCTTGAGGCTGAAGGCTTCGACGTCGACACGATCTTGCGCGGCGATGAAGCCGAAATCCGCTTGCAGGAACGCACACCGGACCTGTTGATTCTCGACTGGATGCTGCCGGGCGTTTCCGGCATCGAGCTGTGCCGTCGTCTGCGCATGCGCCCGGAAACCGAACGTCTGCCGATCATCATGCTGACGGCGCGCGGCGAGGAGAGCGAACGCGTTCGCGGCCTTTCGACCGGCGCCGACGACTACGTCGTGAAGCCGTTCTCGACGCCGGAACT harbors:
- the phoU gene encoding phosphate signaling complex protein PhoU, which gives rise to MASTHIFSAYDDDLKYLSRRISEMGGLAEQMVSDAVRALVNGDTALAQKVISDDVILDHAEREVGDKAIVTIARRQPMAADLREIMGSIRIAADLERVGDLGKNTAKRVIAVQNTGVPRKLARGLEHLSELALVQLKEVLDVYTSRAADKAKSIRERDEEIDAMYTSLFREMLTYMMEDPRNITSCTHLLFCAKNIERIGDHATNIAETIYYMATGAQPEGERPKDDTANTVGAVTE